GACGAACCGGGAGCCGGAGAAGATAGATGAGAGGCAAACTCCATCCGAAGCAACAACTAAGAGGACTTCCGTTCCAGCCGATTCATGGCCGCCATGAGGAAACCGAGCATGAAAAAAGCACCGGGGGGGAGGATCATCAAAAGCATCGGGAGATATCCCTTCCCGAAGAGGGCAACCCCTAAGAGCGATCCGTTCCCCAAAACTTCCCGGATACTTCCAAGCAGTGTAAGGGAGAGAGTAAAACCGGCCCCCATCCCGAGACCATCCAGGATGGAATAGAAAACACCATATTGAGAAGCGAAGGCCTCCGCCCGCCCCAGGATGATACAGTTCACAACAATCAGGGGAATAAAGAGCCCCAAAGATTTATGAAGATCGTGGGCAAAGGCATTCATCATGAGATCTACAACCGTCACGAAGGAGGCAATCAGGATGATGAATGCAGGAATCCGGACGCCCCGCGGGATGACCTTCCTCAGAAGGGAGACGGCCGCGTTGGAACAGACCAGGACCGCAAGGGTGGCCGCCCCCATACCGAATCCATTGACTGCGCTCGTCGTCACCGCCAACGTCGGGCACATCCCGAGGACCAGTCGAAAGGTCGGATTCTCTTTCCAGAGACCCTTGGTAAATTCGTGTATCGCTTTCATTAGATCAATTCTCCCGGAATTCCCTCTTATAGAACTCCAGCCCTTTCTTCACGGCTTTGACCACCGCCCGGGGAGAGATGGTGGCACCGGTAATCTGATCAATCTCTCCGCCGTCCCGTTTGACCTTGAGGTTGTTCTTCAGGGATTTCCCGATCAGCCCCCCGGGTCCGCTTCCCCGGCCGGGCCAGGTCTTAACACTTGAGATTTTGGCCCCCAATCCGGGCGTCTCGGAAAGACTGATGATCTCGATCCCCGTGATCACCCCTTTCGGGTTCACCCCCATCATGATCTCGATGGGACCGCCGTAGCCGTCGGGTGCCACAACCAGGAAGGCCCGGCCCACAACGTTGCCGTCCTTCTTTCCGATATAAACCCTCCGTACAATATCGTTTCCCTTTCCGTCCTTGCCGATGATCTTATCGACAAATTCGGCATCGGCCTTGTTGTTGTACGGAGGTAAAACAGCCTTGATGGCCCGGCGGACCTCCTCCGCCTTGGCCTCGGCAATCGGTCCCTTCGTCACATCATAGACCTTTGCCAGAATCCCGGCGGACAGGATACAGAAGAGTCCCAGGACGATCACTAATTTCAGAGTATCACGCATCGCACCATCCGATTCCCGATTTCAATTTCCCAATTCCTGTTTTCCGGTTCCCGATTTCGAATCGCTATTTACAAATTTGATGAAGTCGTAAAAAGTCCGTTCGACCCTTCGACACGCTCAGGGCGAACGGTGTAAGTCATTGATATTCCGTTCGTGTGGTTCGGCCGGCTTCCGAGCATGGTGAGCTTGCCGAACCACATGCTCGGAAGCCTGTCGAACCATGAACGGAATCCGAAAACGACTTTTTACGACACCATCAAATTTCTGATTCCTAATTTCTAATTCCCGTTCCCCCGCGTTCCGAAGGTCCCCGGTTTCACCCATCGGTCGATCAGCGGGGTTGCGGCATTCATCAGGAGAATCGCAAAGGAGACTCCTTCCGGATAGCCGCCCCAGAAACGGATCGTCATCGTGATCAGGCCGCACCCCACGCCGAAGACCAGCATCCCCCGGTGGGTCACCGGGCTGGTAACCAGGTCGGTGGCCATGAAGAAAGCGCCGAGGATCAGTCCGCCCGTGACCAGATGAAACTGCGGCGGAGCATAACGGTTCGGATCGATGCCGTGAAAGAGCGCCGCAATCACCAGAACCGTCCCTAAAAAGCTGAAAGGAATATGCCATGTGATCACCCGTTTCGCAATCAGGTAGAGCCCCCCGATGATCAGGGCCAGGGCCGAGATCTCACCTAAACTCCCGCCGACATGCCCCAGGAAGGGATCGATGAGGGAGAGATGAGCGATTCCGGAAAGGTCATGATGGAGAAGAATGGACTCCTTCATTCTTCCTAATGGCGTGGCCCCCGTTACGGTGTCGACCCCCCGCTGGAAAAAGGGCTGCGCCTTCGGCCAGGTCGTCATCTGGACGGGCCAGGAGATCAGGAGGACCACACGGGCGACAAGAGCCGGGTTGAACAGGTTGTACCCCAGCCCCCCGTAGAGCTGTTTTCCGATGATAATGGCGACACCGCTTCCGACGACGCAGAGCCACCAGGGGGCGCCGGCCGGCAGATTCATGGCCAGCAAAATTCCCGTCAGGGCGGCACTCAGATCACCAACCGTCACGGTACGATGCATGATCCGTTGCAGGAGTACCTCAAACCCGATCGCCGTAACGGTCGTAATCAGGAGGACCCGGAGGGCATCAAAACCGAAAAAATAGAGCCCGACGAGCAGGCCCGGTACCAGCGCCAGGATCACATTGTGCATCAACAGAGGGATCGACTCCCCGCTTGCAATATGGGGAGAAGAGGAAAGGACCAGCGGCTCCGCAGCGGCCTCTTCCTTTTTCTTGACCGGCGCCTTATTCCCTTTCTCATTCGGCGCCGGTTTCGACGTTGTCTCTTTTTTTTCTTCCGCCATAATCCCTGTGACCGATCCTTACGTACCCGGTTTGTTGTTGTCAGGCATTCTTACTCGCAATTTTACTCTTAATCCTAACCAGATGATCTTAAAAATGGATTAAGGTTACGATGAAGATTAAGAGCAATCCCCTGCTCCCCTGTCCCTAAGATTTTCCCCCGTGCTCCCCGTGGTCAATGCTTTTGATCTTGCCTTTGCCCCTCTGTGCCTCTGCCCCTTTGCCCCTCTGCCTGTTACTTCTTCTTCCGGGCCATCACCTCGGCCTTGCCGAACCGGATCAGGTGCACCAGCGGCCGGGCGGCCGGGCAAATAAAGGCACAGGAGCCGCACTCGATACAGTCGAGGATCCGGTTCCCTTCCAGTTCGTCCATGACGCCCGCCTCCACGTAGACACCCAACAGACTCGGGTTGATCCGCATGGGACAGGCTTCCACACATTTTCCACACCGAATGCAGGGGCGGGAATCTTTCAGTTTCAGGTCTTCCTCCCGGAAGACCAGGATCCCCGAAGTACCCTTGATCACCGGGACTTCCAGTGAGTACTGGGTCATTCCCATCATGGGGCCGCCGGAGATGACCTTCCCTCTTTTGCCTTTAAACCCGCCGCAGTAGTCGATCAGCTCCGAGAAGGGGGTCCCGATCCGGACCCGGAGGTTCTTCGGATCCCGGATGCCCGGGCCGGTAACGGTCGTCACCCGTTCAATGAGCGGCATCCCGTCATGAACAGCACAGTAGATGGCAGACGCAGTTCCCACGTTCTGGACCACCACCCCCACATCCATAGGCAGCCCACCCGAAGGGACTTCCCGGTTCAGGATGGCCTTGATCAACTGCTTCTCCGCCCCCTGCGGATATTTCACCTTGAGGGGAACCACCTCAATCCCCGGAAGGGATACAGCCTCCCGGGACATCACCTCGATGGCATCCGGCTTATTCCGTTCGATTCCGACAACCCCTCGCGAGACCCCCAGAACTTTCATGAGAATCGAAAGACCGCCGAGGATCTTCTCCGGCGCCTCCAGCATGAGACGGTGATCGGCCGTCAGGAACGGTTCGCATTCCACGCCATTCACGATGACCGTATCAATCGATTTCTCGGCCGGCGGGGAGAGCTTCACATGGGTCGGGAAGGTCGCCCCGCCCATGCCGACGATCCCCGCGTCCCGGATCTTTGTCTTCAATTCCCCGGGAGAAAGAGAAAGAAAATCCTCACATCCCGAAAGGCCGTCGAATTTCCGGTCTTCCCCGTCGGAGTCGATCACAACGGAAGGAACATCCCGCCCGATTGCGTGCGGCATGGGTGCCACGGCGGTCACGATCCCGGAGATGGAGGCATGGACCGGCGCCGAGACAAACCCCTTTGCACCGCCGATCGGCTGCCCAGCGGAAACGGTTTCTTTTACCTTGACCAGAGCTTCACAGGGAGCTCCGATATGCTGCTGCAGGGGGATGACAACCCGCTTCGGCAGCGGAAGATTTTCGATCGTTTTCCGTTCCGTATAGTGTTTTTCTTCGGGAGGGTGAATCCCCCCTGCCGGAAAGGTAAGTGTCTTCAAATTATCTACCTTGAAAAATTATTTTTCTCCGGACTGCCGCCCCCGGACTTGAATAATCTCCTGCAGTTCATGCATGAAATCTTCGATATCCTTGAAGGAACGATAGACCGAGGCAAACCGGACGTAGGCAACATCATCGGTCTGATGGAGAAGGGACATGATCTCCTCGCCGATCTCCCCGCTTGCAATCTCCTTTTCCATCCGCTCCTGGAACTTCCGCTCGATCTTGTCCACCATCGACTCGATGGTGTCCATACTGACCCCCCGTTTCTGACAGGCCTTGACGATCCCGTCCCGGATCTTCTTCCGGTCGAAAGGTTCCCGGCGGTTGTCTTTCTTGATCACCATCGGAAGGATTTCTTCCACCCGCTCGTGGGTGGTGAAACGGCGTTCGCACTGCAGGCATTCCCGACGTCGACGGATGACATCTCCTTCGCGCCGCAGGCGCGAATCGACGACCTTGTTCTCTTTGTGACCGCAGAACGGACATTTCACGGGAGCCTCCTCAAGGGACTTCCCCCACTTCCGAATCGTGCCATTGGATCAACTCCACACCGGCTTCCGCCAGCATCTCACGGGAGAGTAAATCCGGATAATCACCTTCGTAATAAATCCTGCGAATCCCTGCATTGATAATCATCTTCGAGCAGATCATACAGGGAAGATTGGTACAGTACAGATCGGCGCCTTCGATACTGATCCCATGCTTGGCGGCCTGAATGATGGCGTTCTGTTCCGCATGGAGGGCCCGGCAGAGTTCGTGCCGCTCACCGGAGGGGACATTCATCTGTTCCCGGAGACAGCCGATTTCAAGGCAATGACGAGTCCCCGAAGGGGATCCATTGTAACCGGTCGTCAGGATATTCTTATCCTTGACGATCACCGCACCGATATGACGGCGCAGGCAGGTGGAACGGCTCTTCACCATATGGGTGATGTCCATGAAATATTCTTCCCAGGAGGGACGCTTCATATTCCTGAGGGCTCCGGTAAAGAGATGATCCTTCATTCCGCCAGCCGGTCGGTATAGACGGGGAAATTTTCGTTCAATTGCGCCACCTCCTGACGCACCGACCGGACAACCTCCTCCGAATCGATATTCTGCAAAACCCGATCAATAAAATCGACAATCCTGCGGGCCTCCTCCTCCTTCATTCCCCGGGTCGTAATAATCGGCGTCCCGATCCGGATACCGCTGGTGATGGTCGGCGGCGCCGTATCGAAGGGAATTACATTCTTGTTCAGCGTAATTCCGGCACGATCCAACGCCTTTTCGGCCCGGTCACCGGAAATCCCCGTCTCACTGAGATCAACCAGCATAAGATGGTTGTCGGTCCCCCCGGAGACAATTCTGTACCCCCGATCCTGCAGCTCCTCCGACATGGTCCGGGCATTCTTGATGACCTGCGCCTGGTACTCCCTGAAGGTCGGCAGCATCGCCTCTTTCAGGGCCACGGCCTTTCCCGCGATGGTGTGCATGAGAGGCCCTCCCTGCATGCCGGGAAAAATCGTATGATCCAGAGCCCGACCGAATTTCTCCTTGCAGAAAATCATCCCCCCCCGGGGGCCGCGCAGGGTCTTATGCGTCGTCGTCGTTACGAAATCGGCAAGCGGCGTGGGGTTGGGATGGAGCCCCACCGCGATGAGGCCTGCAATGTGGGCGATATCCACCATGAGATAAGCGCCGACCTCGTCGGCAATACTGCGAAAAGCATCAAAATCTATCGTCCGGGAATAGGCCGATGCGCCGGCAACAATCATCTGCGGACGAAGCGTCCGGGCCGTCTCCCGGACCTCGTCGTAATCGATCCGTCCGGTTTCACGGGAGACCCCGTAGGAATGGGACCCATAGAGTTTGCCTGAAATGTTCACGGAGGCTCCGTGGCTCAGATGCCCCCCGTGA
The sequence above is a segment of the Deltaproteobacteria bacterium genome. Coding sequences within it:
- a CDS encoding electron transport complex subunit E, whose translation is MKAIHEFTKGLWKENPTFRLVLGMCPTLAVTTSAVNGFGMGAATLAVLVCSNAAVSLLRKVIPRGVRIPAFIILIASFVTVVDLMMNAFAHDLHKSLGLFIPLIVVNCIILGRAEAFASQYGVFYSILDGLGMGAGFTLSLTLLGSIREVLGNGSLLGVALFGKGYLPMLLMILPPGAFFMLGFLMAAMNRLERKSS
- a CDS encoding RnfABCDGE type electron transport complex subunit G, whose amino-acid sequence is MRDTLKLVIVLGLFCILSAGILAKVYDVTKGPIAEAKAEEVRRAIKAVLPPYNNKADAEFVDKIIGKDGKGNDIVRRVYIGKKDGNVVGRAFLVVAPDGYGGPIEIMMGVNPKGVITGIEIISLSETPGLGAKISSVKTWPGRGSGPGGLIGKSLKNNLKVKRDGGEIDQITGATISPRAVVKAVKKGLEFYKREFREN
- a CDS encoding RnfABCDGE type electron transport complex subunit D, which produces MAEEKKETTSKPAPNEKGNKAPVKKKEEAAAEPLVLSSSPHIASGESIPLLMHNVILALVPGLLVGLYFFGFDALRVLLITTVTAIGFEVLLQRIMHRTVTVGDLSAALTGILLAMNLPAGAPWWLCVVGSGVAIIIGKQLYGGLGYNLFNPALVARVVLLISWPVQMTTWPKAQPFFQRGVDTVTGATPLGRMKESILLHHDLSGIAHLSLIDPFLGHVGGSLGEISALALIIGGLYLIAKRVITWHIPFSFLGTVLVIAALFHGIDPNRYAPPQFHLVTGGLILGAFFMATDLVTSPVTHRGMLVFGVGCGLITMTIRFWGGYPEGVSFAILLMNAATPLIDRWVKPGTFGTRGNGN
- the rsxC gene encoding electron transport complex subunit RsxC; translation: MKTLTFPAGGIHPPEEKHYTERKTIENLPLPKRVVIPLQQHIGAPCEALVKVKETVSAGQPIGGAKGFVSAPVHASISGIVTAVAPMPHAIGRDVPSVVIDSDGEDRKFDGLSGCEDFLSLSPGELKTKIRDAGIVGMGGATFPTHVKLSPPAEKSIDTVIVNGVECEPFLTADHRLMLEAPEKILGGLSILMKVLGVSRGVVGIERNKPDAIEVMSREAVSLPGIEVVPLKVKYPQGAEKQLIKAILNREVPSGGLPMDVGVVVQNVGTASAIYCAVHDGMPLIERVTTVTGPGIRDPKNLRVRIGTPFSELIDYCGGFKGKRGKVISGGPMMGMTQYSLEVPVIKGTSGILVFREEDLKLKDSRPCIRCGKCVEACPMRINPSLLGVYVEAGVMDELEGNRILDCIECGSCAFICPAARPLVHLIRFGKAEVMARKKK
- the nrdR gene encoding transcriptional repressor NrdR, with amino-acid sequence MKCPFCGHKENKVVDSRLRREGDVIRRRRECLQCERRFTTHERVEEILPMVIKKDNRREPFDRKKIRDGIVKACQKRGVSMDTIESMVDKIERKFQERMEKEIASGEIGEEIMSLLHQTDDVAYVRFASVYRSFKDIEDFMHELQEIIQVRGRQSGEK
- a CDS encoding cytidine deaminase; its protein translation is MKRPSWEEYFMDITHMVKSRSTCLRRHIGAVIVKDKNILTTGYNGSPSGTRHCLEIGCLREQMNVPSGERHELCRALHAEQNAIIQAAKHGISIEGADLYCTNLPCMICSKMIINAGIRRIYYEGDYPDLLSREMLAEAGVELIQWHDSEVGEVP
- a CDS encoding serine hydroxymethyltransferase, whose translation is MPGVSKRSVVLSRSDEREGLGLLRELDPEVADALRDEALRENEQIVLIASENYVSQAVLDVQGSVMTNKYAEGYPGHRYYGGCENVDRVEQLAIDRAKKIFGAEHVNVQPHSGTSANLAVYLTVLEPGDKILGMSLSHGGHLSHGASVNISGKLYGSHSYGVSRETGRIDYDEVRETARTLRPQMIVAGASAYSRTIDFDAFRSIADEVGAYLMVDIAHIAGLIAVGLHPNPTPLADFVTTTTHKTLRGPRGGMIFCKEKFGRALDHTIFPGMQGGPLMHTIAGKAVALKEAMLPTFREYQAQVIKNARTMSEELQDRGYRIVSGGTDNHLMLVDLSETGISGDRAEKALDRAGITLNKNVIPFDTAPPTITSGIRIGTPIITTRGMKEEEARRIVDFIDRVLQNIDSEEVVRSVRQEVAQLNENFPVYTDRLAE